AAACATTGTTTTCATTTTTTGGGAATTGGTGGTAGAATAAATTTAGAACTGAACTTTAAGGGGTTTAGTTTTAAATATACTGCAAATCTACAAATCAACTATAAATATACAAATAAATGGAGGGAGGAAAACAAAAAGACAAAGTTATTTATAAAGATTTGAGCTACGATATTGTCGGAATTTTGTATGATGTTTATAACGATTTGGGATACGGCTATCGAGAAAAATATTACGAAAAAGCGATAATTAAGTGTTTTGAAGAAAAAAATATAAAATTTAAAAATCAAGTTCCATTTCGATTAGCATATAGAGGAAAAATCATAGGCAAATTTTATCTGGATTTTCTAGTTGATGAAAAAATAGTCCTAGAATTAAAACAAGGCAATTATTTTCCCAAAAGAAATATTAATCAAGCTAAAGAATATCTGAAAACAACTGGATTAAAATTAGCAATACTGGTAAATTTTACTTCCAATGGAGTTAAATTCTTAAGAGTATTAAATCTGTAAATCTATTTGTAGATTTGTAGCAAGATTTGTAGATTTGTAGTGACCATGCAAACTTTATACAGAAAGTATAGACCTCAAAAGTTTTCCGATGTTATCGGGCAGAATCATATTGTCCAAACTCTTACCAATTCCATCAAAAATAACCGCATCGGTCATGCCTATCTTTTCACGGGACCAAGGGGAACAGGAAAGACCAGCATTGCCAGACTATTTGCCAAAACCGTAAATTGTCTAGAATTGAAAGATGCGGAGCCGTGTCTTGAGTGTGAAAATTGCAAGAATATCCAGGATGG
The sequence above is drawn from the Parcubacteria group bacterium genome and encodes:
- a CDS encoding GxxExxY protein; the protein is MEGGKQKDKVIYKDLSYDIVGILYDVYNDLGYGYREKYYEKAIIKCFEEKNIKFKNQVPFRLAYRGKIIGKFYLDFLVDEKIVLELKQGNYFPKRNINQAKEYLKTTGLKLAILVNFTSNGVKFLRVLNL